The Streptomyces sp. WZ-12 genome segment GCGAGGGCGTTGAAGATCAGGTCGATCTCCAGGACGGCGAGGGACTTGCCGAGGCAGAAGTGCGGTCCGCCGCCGCCGAAGCCCAGGTGCGGGTTGGGGTCGCGGGTGATGTCGAAGACCTCGGGGTGGTCGAAGACGTCCGGGTCGTGGTTGGCGGAGGAGTAGAAGATCCCCACCCGCTGGCCCTTCTTGATGCGCGCGCCGCCCAGTTCGGTGTCCTGGGTGGCGGTGCGCTGGAAGGAGACCACCGGGGTCGCCCAGCGCACGATCTCCTCGGCGGCGGTCGCCGGGCGCTCGCGCTGGTAGAGCTCCCACTGTTCGGGGTGGGTGAGGAAGGCGTGCATGCCGTGGGTGATGGCGTTGCGGGTGGTCTCGTTGCCGGCCACCGCCAGCAGCAGCACGAAGAACCCGAACTCGTCGGAGCCGAGGTTGCCCTCGTGCTCGGCGGCCACCAGCCGGCTGACGATGTCCTTGGCCGGACACTCCTTGCGGGCCGCGGCGAGGTTCATCGCGTACCCGATCAGCTCCATCGCCGCGTTGGCGCCGACCTCCTCGGTGATGGCCAACTCCGGGTCGTCGTAGGCGATCATCTTGTTCGACCAGTCGAAGATCCGGGCTCGGTCCTCCTGTGGGATGCCGATGAGCTCGGCGATCGCCTGGAGGGGGAGTTCGCAGGCGACGTCGGTGACGAAGTTGCCGGTCTCCTTGTTCCGGGCCTCCTCGACGATGTGCTCGGCCCGTCGGCGGAGGGCGTCCGCAAGGGCGCGGACGGCCCGCGGGGTGAAGCCGCGCTGCACGATCTGCCGGACCCGGGTGTGCTCGGGCGGGTCCATGTTCAGCATGATCAGTTTCTGGACCTCGATCTGGTCGCGGGAGATGGCCTGATTGAAGCGGATGATCGAGGTGTTGAGGTTGGCCGAGAAGACCTCCGGTGTGGTGGAGACCTCCTTGACGTCCTGGTGGCGGGTGACGACCCAGTAGCCGTCGTCGCCGAAGCCGGCGATGCCGTGCGGTTGGGCGTTCCACCACACCGGTGCGGTCCGGCGCAGCCGTGCGAACTCCGGGAGCGGGACCCGGGACTGGTAGACGTCGGGGTCCGTGAAGTCGAACCCATCGGGCAGCGCGGGGCAGTGCATCGGCGACTCCTGGTCCAACGACGGCTTATCACCCTGACGACACCGCCACCCGACACCTTCTCTGACGGCCCATCAGATGTAGTTCGCGGTGAAGGTAATGACGTGTTCCACAAGTGGCAAGGGTCACGGCAACGCCTCTTGCGCACAAGGGCGCTGCAGCCCTCTTGCGCCGCACCGGGCGGCTCACGAGACTGTTCGCAGAACTAGAACGCGTACTAGTTCTTCCCTCCGCGGCCGTCCCGACGGCCGCGGACGCGAGGAGAGGACGAGTTGAGTCATGGCCGCCGAACCCGTCATCGTCGAAGCCGTACGCACCCCCATCGGCAAGCGCCAGGGCGCGCTCGCCAACCTCCACCCCGCCTACCTCCTGGGCGAGACGTACCGCGAACTCCTCGCCCGCACCGGCCTCCAGCCCGACTGCGTCGAGCAGATCGTCGGCGGCACCGTCACCCACGCCGGCGAACAGTCCATGAACCCCGCCCGCAACGCCTGGCTCACCATGGGCCTGCCCTACGAGACCGCGGCCACCACCGTCGACTGCCAGTGCGGCTCCTCCCAGCAGGCCAACCACATGGTCGCCAACATGATCGCCGGCGGCGTCATCGACATCGGCATCGGCTGCGGCGTCGAGGCGATGTCCCGCGTCCCCCTCGGCAGCGGCTCCAAGCACGGCCCCGGCAAGCCCTGGCCCGAGGAGTGGAACGTCGACCTGCCCAACCAGTTCGAGGCCGCCGAACGCATCGCCCGCCACCGCGGCCTCACCCGGGAGAACGTCGACGCCCTCGGCCTGCTCTCCCAGGAGCGCGCCGCCACCGCCTGGGCCGAGGAACGCTTCAAGCGCGAGACCTTCGCCGTCCAGGTCCCCACCACCGAGGACGAACAGGCCGCCGGGCACGGCATGTGGCGCCTCGTCGACCGCGACGAGGGACTCCGCGACACCACCATGGCGGCCCTCGCCGGCCTCAAGCCCGTCATGCCCACCGCCGTCCACACCGCCGGCAACTCCTCCCAGATCTCCGACGGCGCCGCCGCGCTGCTGTGGGCCTCCAAGAAGATGGCCCGCGCCCTCCGCCTCACCCCGCGCGCCCGGATCGTCGCCCAGGCCCTCGTCGGCGCCGACCCCCACTACCACCTCGACGGGCCGATCGACGCCACCCGCGCCGTCCTCGGCAAGGCCGGCATGTCCCTCAAGGACATCGACCTCGTCGAGATCAACGAGGCGTTCGCCTCCGTCGTCCTCTCCTGGGCCCAGGTCTTCGACCAGGACCTCGCCAAGGTCAACGTTAACGGCGGCGCCATCGCCCTCGGCCACCCCGTCGGCGCCACCGGCGCCCGCCTGCTCACCACCGCCCTGCACGAACTGGAGCGCCGCGACAAGGAGTTCGCCCTGATCACCATGTGCGCCGGCGGCGCACTGGCCACCGCGACGATCATCCAGCGCCTGTAGCGCGCCCGTCCTGCGCCGGCCGGTCCACCGGGCCCGAGGCCGTCGGCGCCGCCGCCGACCCGCCCGACGGCCCCGCAAACGCCACCGGTGCCTCGAACGCCGCCCGGCGGGTGGCCCGGCGCAGCGCCCTGAGCACCGTCCCCCCGAGCGTCAGCGTGCACACCACCGTCACCACCGCCCGCGGCAGGTCCCACCCCAACGACGTCGCCAGGCAATACGCCAGGAACCGCGGCAGGTTGGCCGACAGCGGATCACCCGGCACGAACGAGACCCCGGACGCCAGCCCGCCGATGTACGGCCACCCCTGGAGATTCATCACCGTCCCGTAGGCCACCGACGCCACCGCCCCGTACCCCGCCAACATCACCAACTCCCGGCGCCCGCGCCACCGCCCGGCACCCGGCAGCAACCCCGCCCCCATCGCCACCCACCCCATCGACAACATCTGGAACGGCATCCACGGGCCCACCCCACCCGTCAACAGCGCCGACGCGAACATCGCCACCGACCCCAGCACGAAGCCGAACCCCGGCCCCAACACCCGCCCCGACAGCACCATCAGGAAGAACATCGGCTCGATCCCCGCCGTGCCCGCGCCCAACGGCCGCAACGCCGCCCCCGCCGCCGCCAACACCCCCAACATCGCGATCGCCTTCGCGTCCAGCCCCGGCGTCCCCCCGGCCGCCCCCGAAGAACCGTCCGCGATCGTCGCCACCACCACCGCCAACAGCAACGGCAACAACGCGGCGAACAACCACGGCGCATCCTGCGAATGCGCCAACCCCGACCCGGAACCGGCCAACAACGGCCACCCGAAGGCCACCACCCCGATCGCCGACACCAGGCACAGCGCCACCACCGACCGCGGCCCGAGCCGGACCGCCCGCACCCGGCCCACCGGCGCCCTCACGCCGACGCCCCCGCCAACGAACGCGCCACCTGCGACACCGTCAACCACGGCAGGGGCGACAACACCTTCGCCACCTGCGGCGCGAACGCCGGCGACGAGACCAC includes the following:
- a CDS encoding cytochrome P450, with protein sequence MHCPALPDGFDFTDPDVYQSRVPLPEFARLRRTAPVWWNAQPHGIAGFGDDGYWVVTRHQDVKEVSTTPEVFSANLNTSIIRFNQAISRDQIEVQKLIMLNMDPPEHTRVRQIVQRGFTPRAVRALADALRRRAEHIVEEARNKETGNFVTDVACELPLQAIAELIGIPQEDRARIFDWSNKMIAYDDPELAITEEVGANAAMELIGYAMNLAAARKECPAKDIVSRLVAAEHEGNLGSDEFGFFVLLLAVAGNETTRNAITHGMHAFLTHPEQWELYQRERPATAAEEIVRWATPVVSFQRTATQDTELGGARIKKGQRVGIFYSSANHDPDVFDHPEVFDITRDPNPHLGFGGGGPHFCLGKSLAVLEIDLIFNALADAVPGISLAGDPRRLRSAWLNGVKELRVRYR
- a CDS encoding ECF transporter S component encodes the protein MRAPVGRVRAVRLGPRSVVALCLVSAIGVVAFGWPLLAGSGSGLAHSQDAPWLFAALLPLLLAVVVATIADGSSGAAGGTPGLDAKAIAMLGVLAAAGAALRPLGAGTAGIEPMFFLMVLSGRVLGPGFGFVLGSVAMFASALLTGGVGPWMPFQMLSMGWVAMGAGLLPGAGRWRGRRELVMLAGYGAVASVAYGTVMNLQGWPYIGGLASGVSFVPGDPLSANLPRFLAYCLATSLGWDLPRAVVTVVCTLTLGGTVLRALRRATRRAAFEAPVAFAGPSGGSAAAPTASGPVDRPAQDGRATGAG
- a CDS encoding steroid 3-ketoacyl-CoA thiolase, whose protein sequence is MAAEPVIVEAVRTPIGKRQGALANLHPAYLLGETYRELLARTGLQPDCVEQIVGGTVTHAGEQSMNPARNAWLTMGLPYETAATTVDCQCGSSQQANHMVANMIAGGVIDIGIGCGVEAMSRVPLGSGSKHGPGKPWPEEWNVDLPNQFEAAERIARHRGLTRENVDALGLLSQERAATAWAEERFKRETFAVQVPTTEDEQAAGHGMWRLVDRDEGLRDTTMAALAGLKPVMPTAVHTAGNSSQISDGAAALLWASKKMARALRLTPRARIVAQALVGADPHYHLDGPIDATRAVLGKAGMSLKDIDLVEINEAFASVVLSWAQVFDQDLAKVNVNGGAIALGHPVGATGARLLTTALHELERRDKEFALITMCAGGALATATIIQRL